From Hermetia illucens chromosome 6, iHerIll2.2.curated.20191125, whole genome shotgun sequence, one genomic window encodes:
- the LOC119660137 gene encoding 28S rRNA (cytosine-C(5))-methyltransferase, translating into MVFNHSVKVPTQYRKAAAVLRKAISEKKSVRGLIYEQTHAKVPNLLALMSKYSDNKDAIEEAIEKTKLLVDNPRLDPSLGRILVAELLFGAGKLTGQNAKPVACVLSYKDKLQEAIGGAPAKSSKSARVSKPRYVRINTNAISINEAHEILSQEGFKRKDVGTENYDEFLQAIQAMDEDEYIVDIHVPSLLIFCPKWRNYWAKHDLVAEKKFMLQDRATCIVSELLNPKPGSVVLDMCAAPGMKTIHLSNLMQNSGKIYAVEQNEHRFQLLRNMVLEAQASCVEPIKGDVLAIDPQPDVEYILVDPSCSGSGMQNRLSLSKDDRVDEDRLRRLAGLQIKILSHAMSSFPNVKRIVYSTCSLYEEENEQVVKRCLGLCPQFKLLSGKKCLERKWNNFGNTQYKGIGKNCLYSLPDKDLTDGIFMAVFERINDE; encoded by the exons ATGGTGTTTAATCATTCGGTAAAGGTTCCGACGCAGTACAGGAAAGCCGCGGCTGTTCTCAGAAAAGCTATAAGTGAGAAGAAATCGGTTCGAGGTTTAATTTACGAGCAAACACATGCA AAAGTCCCAAATTTGCTGGCGTTGATGTCAAAATATTCCGACAATAAAGATGCGATAGAGGAAGCAATCGAGAAAACCAAGTTACTCGTCGATAATCCCCGATTGGATCCGTCTCTAGGTCGAATACTTGTCGCTGAGTTGCTGTTTGGAGCTGGAAAACTAACAGGGCAGAACGCGAAACCTGTGGCGTGTGTTCTCTCCTACAAAGATAAACTGCAAGAAGCGATCGGAGGGGCGCCGGCAAAAAGTTCCAAGTCTGCAAGAG TCTCAAAACCCCGATATGTTCGTATCAACACAAACGCTATATCCATTAACGAAGCACATGAAATTCTGTCACAAGAAGGCTTCAAGCGAAAAGACGTAGGGACGGAAAACTACGATGAATTCTTACAAGCAATTCAAGCAATGGACGAAGATGAGTACATTGTCGACATACACGTTCCAAGCTTGCTTATATTCTGTCCCAAATGGAGAAATTACTGGGCAAAGCATGATTTAGTGGCAGAGAAAAAGTTCATGCTTCAAGATAGG GCGACATGCATCGTGAGTGAGTTACTAAATCCAAAGCCTGGATCCGTTGTTCTGGACATGTGCGCTGCACCAGGAATGAAGACAATTCATCTTTCGAATTTAATGCAAAATAGTGGTAAAATCTATGCCGTCGAACAGAATGAACATCGATTTCAACTCTTACGGAATATGGTGCTTGAAGCCCAAGCATCGTGTGTTGAACCAATCAAAGGAGATGTTCTTGCAATAG ATCCCCAGCCAGATGTAGAATATATCCTTGTAGATCCCTCATGTTCTGGTTCAGGAATGCAAAATCGTTTATCGTTGAGTAAAGATGATCGTGTTGATGAAGATCGATTGCGAAGACTTGCAGGCTTGCAGATCAAGATACTTTCTCATGCAATGAGCTCCTTTCCAAACGTGAAACGAATTGTCTATTCAACGTGCTCACTCTATGAAGAAGAAAACGAACAG GTTGTGAAACGATGTCTGGGATTGTGCCCACAATTCAAGCTGTTGAGTGGCAAAAAGTGCCTTGAGCGTAAATGGAATAACTTTGGCAATACGCAGTACAAAGGTATCGGAAAAAATTGCTTGTATTCTCTTCCTGATAAAGATCTAACTGATGGAATATTCATGGCAGTGTTTGAAAGAATAAATGATGAATAA
- the LOC119660139 gene encoding vacuolar ATPase assembly integral membrane protein VMA21 homolog has product MEVDRRAKPSKTALGAKKGSGKGYSEDPLSAFLWLVLFSTLMFTVPFLVFFIVKWSLLEYLAVEGFENNCWSALGAVVAVNFIIYLYVLKAFREQEKELKKD; this is encoded by the coding sequence ATGGAAGTTGATCGTCGTGCAAAGCCTTCAAAGACGGCTCTGGGCGCCAAAAAAGGCTCCGGTAAAGGGTACTCCGAAGACCCCCTCAGTGCCTTCCTGTGGCTGGTGTTATTTAGCACTCTCATGTTTACGgttcccttccttgttttcttcATTGTCAAGTGGAGTTTGCTAGAATACCTCGCGGTTGAAGGCTTCGAGAACAATTGCTGGTCGGCATTGGGTGCGGTGGTTGCCGTCAATTTCATTATTTACTTGTACGTGTTGAAAGCATTCCGCGAACAGGAAAAGGAGTTGAAGAAAGATTAA